A stretch of Lathyrus oleraceus cultivar Zhongwan6 chromosome 6, CAAS_Psat_ZW6_1.0, whole genome shotgun sequence DNA encodes these proteins:
- the LOC127092872 gene encoding U-box domain-containing protein 3: MHIGQTKTASVKCLINSISRFVLLVSCQTVKPIPFQKICNNMVGVLKRLKPVLDDIMDYNVPLHENLCIVCEELDIRVNEARDFIEKWGPKMSKIYSVLQSGTLLIKIQNTSLDICHMIVKSLLSPPSASVLANLQHYIEELQCLKKETAMVFIEKELENRNIEPCNENLKEIIELLNLTSNQELLNETIAVEKERLNAGEHKVKGNMEEINQVVNLVRNLRDYVVKTEYFAVESDVSFPPYFRCPLSLELMLDPVIVASGQTYERQSIQKWLDHGLNVCPKTRQRLTHTNLIPNYTVKAMISTWSDENNTNCLSNSEHNTGNVFEEQKGDNSFGSHVEIEKWELQSPYIHSRSESFSSSISSSDCLLAVSKDVSRMSDKHQNVKVSSVDPGGMENGGNNNSNTTNSYLGVDSHLVSNSGFSELTTSSHVNKLIKDLRSQSIEAQTSAAEELRLLTKHNTENRIIVGQCGAITHLLSLLYSDAKVTQEHAVTALLNLSINEDNKALIMEAGAIEPLIHVLKAGNDGAKENSAATLFSLSVMENGKAKIGRSGAVKALVELLASGTIRGKKDAATALYNLSIFHDNKARIVQAGAVQFLVRLTDPADGMVDKAVALLSNLSTISEGRLEIAREGGIPSLVEIVESGSQRGKENAASILLQLCLHSSRFCTLVLQEGAVPPLVALSQSGTPRAKEKAQQLLSHFRNQREGAKTKGKS, encoded by the exons ATGCATATAG GTCAAACGAAAACAGCTTCAGTAAAATGTCTGATCAACAGCATTTCTCGATTCGTTCTTTTGGTTTCTTGCCAAACAGTGAAACCTATACCCTTCCAGAAGATCTGCAATAATATGGTCGGTGTGTTAAAGCGTTTGAAGCCAGTGCTCGATGACATTATGGATTACAATGTTCCTTTACACGAAAATTTATGTATAGTATGCGAAGAATTAGATATCCGGGTTAATGAAGCAAGAGATTTCATTGAAAAATGGGGTCCTAAGATGAGCAAGATTTACAGT GTTCTACAAAGCGGAACATTGTTGATCAAGATACAAAACACTTCACTCGACATTTGTCACATGATAGTTAAATCGTTACTGTCACCTCCGTCTGCATCGGTTTTGGCTAACCTCCAG CACTATATTGAAGAACTTCAGTGTCTCAAGAAGGAAACGGCAATGGTTTTTATAGAAAAGGAACTGGAAAACCGAAATATTGAACCTTGCAATGAGAATCTAAAGGAAATTATTGAGTTACTTAACTTGACATCAAACCAGGAGCTCTTGAATGAAACTATTGCTGTGGAAAAAGAAAGATTGAATGCGGGAGAACACAAAGTGAAAGGAAACATGGAAGAAATCAATCAAGTTGTGAACCTTGTTCGCAACTTACGTGATTATGTGGTTAAAACCGAGTATTTTGCAGTCGAAAGCGATGTCTCTTTCCCTCCATACTTTCGCTGTCCTTTATCATTAGAACTCATGTTGGATCCTGTTATTGTGGCTTCGGGTCAAACATACGAGAGGCAATCCATTCAAAAGTGGCTCGATCATGGGTTGAATGTTTGTCCGAAGACTCGTCAAAGACTGACTCATACAAATCTCATTCCGAATTATACTGTCAAAGCTATGATATCAACTTGGTCCGACGAAAATAACACCAATTGTTTGAGTAACTCTGAGCATAATACTGGAAATGTATTTGAAGAACAAAAGGGTGATAATTCTTTCGGATCACATGTAGAAATAGAAAAGTGGGAGCTACAATCCCCGTATATTCACAGCAGAAGTGAATCATTTTCGAGTTCGATTTCTAGTAGCGATTGTTTACTCGCAGTTTCAAAAGATGTGTCAAGGATGTCCGATAAGCATCAAAATGTGAAGGTGTCATCCGTAGATCCGGGAGGGATGGAAAATGGGGGAAACAATAACAGTAATACTACTAATAGTTATTTAGGAGTTGATTCTCATCTCGTGTCAAACTCTGGATTTAGTGAATTGACCACATCGTCTCATGTCAATAAATTGATCAAAGACCTCCGAAGCCAATCAATTGAAGCGCAAACTTCTGCTGCAGAAGAATTGAGGCTCCTTACAAAGCATAACACAGAAAACCGTATCATTGTAGGACAATGTGGGGCTATCACACATTTACTTTCGCTGCTATACTCAGACGCAAAAGTAACGCAAGAGCACGCCGTGACAGCGCTGCTGAATTTGTCGATAAATGAAGACAACAAGGCCTTGATTATGGAAGCAGGAGCTATAGAGCCCCTTATCCATGTTCTAAAGGCAGGAAACGACGGTGCCAAGGAGAATTCTGCAGCAACGCTATTCAGCCTCTCTGTAATGGAGAATGGTAAAGCGAAAATCGGCCGTTCCGGTGCAGTTAAAGCTTTGGTGGAACTTCTTGCCTCAGGAACAATTAGAGGAAAGAAAGATGCTGCTACTGCTTTATATAACCTGTCAATATTTCACGATAATAAAGCTCGTATAGTTCAAGCTGGAGCTGTGCAATTTCTGGTTCGGTTAACGGATCCTGCTGATGGAATGGTTGACAAGGCTGTTGCTCTTCTGTCAAACCTGTCGACGATTTCCGAAGGAAGGTTGGAAATTGCAAGAGAAGGTGGCATTCCTTCATTAGTTGAAATCGTTGAATCGGGTTCTCAGAGGGGAAAAGAAAACGCTGCTTCCATTCTCTTACAGCTATGCCTTCATAGTTCCAGGTTTTGTACACTTGTTTTACAAGAAGGAGCTGTACCTCCTCTAGTTGCATTATCTCAATCTGGTACACCAAGAGCAAAGGAAAAG GCACAACAACTTCTCAGCCATTTTCGTAATCAGCGGGAAGGAGCTAAGACGAAGGGAAAATCATGA